In Longimicrobium terrae, one DNA window encodes the following:
- a CDS encoding ion channel, with protein sequence MSERNALDQDLGFGAVVAQESHGRLLNRDGSFNVVREGISRLSSVSMYHVLLTVSWPRFLLMVLAAYLSVNALFGGAYFALGAGALGGDEAATSFQRYLLDFYFSVHTFATIGYGNVHPLRNAAHLLVTLESLVGLLSVSLMTGLVFARFARPVARILYSHQAVIAPYAPTGRAFMFRLVNGRSNQLIDLHATVALSMLREDGKPGRAFFDLPLEREGVMLFPLAWTIVHPIAPGSPLYGMTREQMRERDAEFSVVIRATDETFAQGVHSRTSYRVDEIIWGARFSDLFLRRPGQPLGIDISRIHLTEPAALPDARPAAPRELSIVRD encoded by the coding sequence ATGAGCGAACGGAACGCACTGGACCAGGACCTGGGCTTCGGGGCCGTAGTAGCGCAGGAAAGCCACGGGCGCCTGCTGAACCGGGACGGCAGCTTCAACGTGGTGCGCGAGGGCATCAGCCGCCTGTCGTCGGTGAGCATGTACCACGTGCTGCTCACCGTGTCGTGGCCGCGGTTTCTGCTGATGGTGCTGGCTGCATACCTGTCCGTCAACGCGCTGTTCGGCGGCGCGTACTTCGCGCTGGGCGCCGGGGCGCTGGGCGGCGACGAGGCCGCGACGTCGTTTCAGCGCTACCTGCTGGACTTCTACTTCAGCGTACACACCTTTGCGACCATCGGCTACGGCAACGTGCACCCGCTGCGCAACGCCGCGCACCTGCTGGTGACCCTTGAGTCGCTGGTGGGGCTGCTGTCGGTGTCGTTGATGACGGGATTGGTGTTCGCGCGGTTCGCCAGGCCCGTGGCGCGCATCCTCTACAGCCACCAAGCGGTCATTGCACCGTACGCGCCCACCGGCCGCGCCTTCATGTTCCGCCTGGTGAACGGGCGCAGCAACCAGTTGATCGACCTGCACGCCACCGTGGCGCTCAGCATGCTGCGCGAGGATGGAAAGCCGGGGCGTGCGTTCTTCGATCTGCCGCTGGAGCGCGAGGGAGTGATGCTGTTTCCGCTCGCGTGGACCATCGTACACCCCATCGCGCCCGGCAGCCCGCTGTACGGAATGACGCGCGAGCAGATGCGGGAGCGCGATGCCGAGTTTTCGGTGGTGATCCGCGCGACGGACGAAACGTTCGCGCAGGGCGTGCACTCGCGCACCTCGTACCGGGTGGACGAGATCATCTGGGGCGCGCGGTTCAGCGACCTGTTCCTGCGCCGGCCGGGGCAGCCGCTGGGCATCGACATCAGCCGCATTCACCTCACCGAGCCCGCCGCGCTCCCGGACGCGCGTCCCGCCGCCCCGCGCGAACTCTCCATCGTCCGCGACTGA